TAGGGTTCCTTGGCCAGGTCGCGCTGCGCGTCGGTGTTGGCCGACTGGCTGCTCTCGTCCACATAGTCGCGGTCCACGATCACGTCGTGGTTGCCCGCCAGGATCGAATACGGCACCTTGGCGTCTTCCAGCACCTTCATCGCGGCGCTGGCCACCTTCCACTGGTCGGGTTTGCCCTGCTGGTCGACCACGTCGCCCAGATGGACCAGGAACGGAATATTGAGCGCCTTGGCATGCTCGGCCACCCAGCGCGTCTGCGCCTGGTAGGGCTCGCTGCCGTACTTGCGCATGAACTGCTGGTTCTCGGCGTCGGTGGCGTAACGCGAATAGAACTGCGTGTCCGGCAGCACCGCGAGCGCGAAACTCGACACCAGGGCCGGTTGGGGCTTGCCGGTACCGCCGTCGCCATCATCGTCATCATCATCGCCGCCGCCGTTGCAGCCGCTGAGCAGGAAACTGCCGCCCATGGGCAACAACGTCACGCCCAAGCCCGCGCGCAGCAGGCTGCGCCGCCGGTTGTCGGGCGCCTGCGGCAAGGCATCCGCCACCTGCTCCACGATCTGCGTATTACCCTGGCCGTGCTTGCTGTCCTTCGTCATCTCTGCTGCCTGTTCGAAAAAGGCGGGAGTCTAGAGACGCGGAATGACGGCGGGATGACTGAGTCCGACACGCAAATGCAAAAAAGCCGGCAACGCTTGCGCGATACCGGCTTTCAGCCAAAGGGGTCGGGAAACACCTTCATGAATTCGACCACATGAGTGGTCGGGGCGAGAGGATTCGAACCTCCGACTCCTGCGTCCCGAACGCAGTGGTCTTCGAGGCCCGAACAAGATCGCCGAACTTTTGAATCGATACGTCTTCGGCTCCGCCCTGGCCCGATTCCAGGACGAAGTCCCGCAAGCGCTCTAAGCGCTTACGGTCAAACGGTCCCGCAAATATGCGAAAAAGTCGATTCATGTCAATATGTTATCATCATTTGCCAGATATTTGCGAATGTCGGTCGTACGTGACCCCCTCCCTTAACGCTTCCTGGGCGTAACGGCCGGCCACTGACATGGACCATACTCTCGCAACAGCTCCATACCCCTCCGCCCTCCCAGCGTCCGCCCGTCCGCCGATCGATGGCGTGAGTGAAACTGGACACACCGATGACGACAGTGGCGTCGACGAGAATCCGACATACGAGACCGTGATGCAGGCCTACCAGGCCTCGGGCAAGGACACGGAGAGATTCAGGTATAGCCGGCTGCAGCTTGACCGCTTCTTCAAGGGCCGCGCACTTCGCAGTCTGCGCCGTGCGACCGTCCAACGCTACATCACGCTCCGCCAAGCCGCTGGGGTAAGCCCGGCGACCATCAACCGCGAGCTGGATGACCTCAGCGCCGCGATCAACTGGTACAACTTCCTACACGAGCTCAACCTGCCCAACGCTCTGGTGGGCATGTCTCTGCCAGTTCCAGAAGGTAGGACACGCTGGATAACGAGGGGTGAAGCCCAGCGAATGATCTCGGTAGCCGAGGCCATGGCAGTGCGACCACACCTTCCGTCGTTTATCCAGTTGGCATTGCACACCGGGTGCCGCCGAAACGAATTGCTTAAACTCCGCCTGCAACGCGTTAGGACCGAGGAAGGTCTCATAACGCTTGAAAGCGAGGATACCAAGACCAAAAAGCATCGGATCATCCCGTTGAACGCGCCGGCGCTTGAGGCTCTCAATAAAATGGCCGCGTGGCGCGCGGAG
The sequence above is drawn from the Achromobacter xylosoxidans genome and encodes:
- a CDS encoding tyrosine-type recombinase/integrase; this encodes MDHTLATAPYPSALPASARPPIDGVSETGHTDDDSGVDENPTYETVMQAYQASGKDTERFRYSRLQLDRFFKGRALRSLRRATVQRYITLRQAAGVSPATINRELDDLSAAINWYNFLHELNLPNALVGMSLPVPEGRTRWITRGEAQRMISVAEAMAVRPHLPSFIQLALHTGCRRNELLKLRLQRVRTEEGLITLESEDTKTKKHRIIPLNAPALEALNKMAAWRAEHCPTSPWVFPSPRDHTKPLSTIQKGFRSLCTKANIDDFRIHDLRHTCASWLVMAGVPLLVVRDLLGHSSIEMTERYAHLAPNQVYDAMRRLEEAWHRSSGPIVNA